A region from the Rhodohalobacter sp. SW132 genome encodes:
- a CDS encoding BlaI/MecI/CopY family transcriptional regulator, whose translation MKLSKTEEELMQHLWKLQKAFMKDLLECYPEPKPATTTVATLLKRMQDKGFVDYEQMGRSRLYFPLVKKSVYFSKHLNGLIRKFFDDSPSQFASFFASETDLTDSELEELREIVNKELEKRQS comes from the coding sequence ATGAAACTATCCAAAACAGAAGAAGAATTGATGCAGCACCTCTGGAAGCTTCAAAAAGCATTTATGAAAGATCTCCTGGAGTGTTATCCTGAGCCGAAACCAGCCACCACGACGGTCGCAACCCTGTTGAAACGGATGCAGGATAAAGGTTTTGTAGATTATGAGCAGATGGGACGATCGCGACTGTACTTCCCGCTGGTAAAGAAAAGCGTCTACTTTTCGAAACATCTGAATGGCCTGATCCGAAAGTTTTTCGATGATTCCCCGTCGCAGTTTGCCTCCTTTTTTGCTTCGGAAACGGATCTGACCGATTCGGAGCTGGAAGAACTCAGAGAAATTGTAAACAAGGAACTGGAAAAACGTCAGTCATGA
- a CDS encoding DUF4837 family protein, with protein MTNYIQFCSYTLLLILFASACSGDYRKKAIGPVDEVIVVMDSSQWESETADAIRETFGRYIQTVPQPWEPAYTLIFRDFESNQELDELKRFRNIIIAAPLNEQTNTSQLVGGMLGSEVRQRVELGESFAFPLQDRWAREQWTLVLTSTSDERLAEKIRNSSDELLSHLEEREINYRTGEIYRRGEQVALADSLWENHGWSVRMQHDYVQLFDSTQSVMFRRYLPDNNRWMWAWWKDNVEHGDFINPEWINSTRDSLMQFLVQGERDSSYVETDYREAVKTQEFSTGSRLTGYETMGIWRMTNDFMGGPFVHFTYYDPETRRVFMIEYAQFAPRVNKRRFVRQFQAMGRTFASDSTWGKFNPDFAATQ; from the coding sequence ATGACAAATTATATTCAATTCTGTTCATATACATTACTTTTGATACTTTTTGCTTCTGCCTGCAGCGGAGACTATCGAAAAAAAGCGATCGGACCGGTTGATGAAGTGATTGTGGTGATGGATTCCAGCCAGTGGGAAAGTGAAACGGCTGACGCCATTCGCGAAACATTTGGGCGGTACATACAGACTGTACCTCAACCCTGGGAACCCGCCTATACGCTTATCTTCAGAGATTTTGAAAGCAACCAGGAACTGGATGAACTGAAAAGGTTCAGAAATATAATTATTGCAGCACCGCTGAATGAGCAGACAAATACATCACAGCTTGTGGGTGGGATGCTCGGATCCGAAGTCCGGCAGCGAGTGGAACTGGGTGAGAGCTTTGCCTTTCCTCTGCAGGATCGGTGGGCGAGAGAACAGTGGACCCTGGTTTTGACCTCCACATCCGATGAACGTCTTGCCGAAAAAATCAGGAACAGCAGCGATGAACTGCTCTCACATCTGGAAGAGAGGGAGATCAACTATCGGACAGGAGAAATCTATAGAAGAGGTGAACAGGTTGCACTGGCCGATTCACTCTGGGAAAATCACGGATGGAGCGTGCGGATGCAGCACGATTACGTTCAGCTGTTCGACTCCACACAATCGGTAATGTTTCGCCGATATCTGCCCGACAACAACCGGTGGATGTGGGCCTGGTGGAAAGATAATGTGGAGCATGGTGATTTTATCAATCCGGAATGGATTAACAGCACCAGGGATTCTTTGATGCAATTTTTGGTGCAGGGAGAGCGGGATAGTTCTTACGTGGAAACGGACTACAGGGAGGCGGTAAAAACTCAGGAATTCAGTACAGGAAGTCGGCTCACTGGTTATGAAACAATGGGCATATGGCGAATGACAAATGATTTTATGGGCGGACCGTTTGTCCATTTCACCTATTACGATCCGGAAACGCGAAGGGTTTTTATGATAGAGTACGCACAGTTTGCACCCCGTGTAAATAAACGGCGATTCGTACGCCAGTTCCAGGCGATGGGCCGCACATTTGCCAGCGATTCAACATGGGGCAAATTTAATCCCGATTTTGCTGCCACTCAGTGA
- a CDS encoding 6-bladed beta-propeller, which produces MNTQKFIQLSVFLIFVILIGCSEKQESSASPELPEHLKDIENLTLIAAAEGALPDTVELIRETVFESNDEVFMRGYISEMAVDENDRVFIAATIPGTVGVYVFDGDGEFIDKFIREGRGPGEYEAISSMQIVQDTLYIFDGRLQKMGQFSTQEFSHIRDMLLQGNFNNSGDTLMA; this is translated from the coding sequence ATGAATACACAAAAATTCATACAACTTTCAGTTTTCCTGATATTTGTGATTCTGATTGGCTGTAGTGAGAAACAAGAGAGTTCTGCATCACCTGAACTCCCTGAACATCTAAAGGATATCGAAAACCTGACGCTCATTGCAGCCGCCGAAGGAGCTCTGCCCGATACGGTTGAGTTAATTCGTGAAACGGTATTTGAAAGTAATGATGAGGTGTTTATGAGGGGGTATATAAGCGAAATGGCTGTAGATGAAAATGACAGGGTTTTTATTGCAGCCACGATACCCGGAACGGTTGGCGTATATGTATTTGATGGTGACGGAGAATTTATTGACAAATTTATCCGTGAAGGAAGAGGGCCTGGAGAGTATGAGGCAATTTCATCCATGCAGATAGTGCAAGATACGCTGTACATTTTCGATGGCAGGCTTCAAAAAATGGGTCAATTTTCCACTCAGGAATTTTCTCACATCAGGGATATGCTTTTGCAAGGCAATTTTAATAATTCGGGAGATACTCTCATGGCGTAA
- a CDS encoding 6-bladed beta-propeller, producing the protein MIKTNKSLLIGLISTVCIFTSCSSDEETFADVPPHILEMENVTIYSSADISSADTLRLTREQVFGDTDDEPIASYGSVRSDRFGRVYIGDRQRHSVHIFEEDGQYMGRIGREGSGPGEFQWVGGMEIYKNHLYVNDPNGRRINLFELGSDGQSLPVFDSAIIIGSDSWENLPEPNFMNPGFHSISSEGSLILSSRSSPLLYRENPDETGVRKYYRWNGDHQAQPEKFFEISEPEHIVTEWFTIPPPFANRQIMTMSDNDMIYLADSSEFLIQTFSSAGEYQSAVYYPFEKRNLTRNDALNSVDNHEQLQDAVQSMQLPNTWPALQQMYTDNTGRIWISVYAKDKEINEWWVLEESGDLRARFELPNGTAIATIRDDYLFTRETDPDTGLQQVVRYSIEVEDS; encoded by the coding sequence ATGATAAAAACGAATAAAAGTCTGCTAATCGGTCTGATCTCAACTGTCTGCATCTTCACATCATGTAGCTCAGACGAAGAAACTTTCGCTGATGTGCCTCCCCATATCCTGGAAATGGAGAATGTCACAATCTATTCCTCCGCTGATATCTCTTCTGCAGATACGTTGAGACTTACACGCGAACAGGTTTTTGGCGATACAGATGATGAACCGATTGCCTCCTATGGCTCCGTACGATCCGACCGGTTTGGCAGGGTATATATTGGGGATAGACAACGACACTCCGTTCATATTTTTGAAGAGGATGGCCAGTACATGGGGCGTATCGGTCGGGAGGGGAGCGGACCGGGAGAATTCCAGTGGGTCGGGGGTATGGAGATTTACAAAAACCACCTCTATGTTAATGATCCAAATGGTCGCAGAATAAATTTATTTGAACTGGGTTCAGATGGACAATCTTTACCGGTATTTGATTCTGCAATAATAATAGGGAGTGACAGCTGGGAGAATTTACCGGAACCCAATTTTATGAATCCAGGATTTCATTCAATTAGCAGTGAAGGATCTTTGATATTATCCTCACGTTCTTCTCCGCTATTATACCGGGAAAATCCTGATGAGACCGGAGTGAGGAAGTACTACCGCTGGAACGGAGACCATCAGGCACAACCTGAAAAGTTTTTTGAAATTTCTGAACCGGAACACATTGTTACTGAATGGTTCACTATTCCCCCGCCTTTTGCAAACAGGCAAATCATGACAATGTCAGACAATGACATGATTTATCTGGCTGATTCTTCAGAATTTTTGATCCAAACTTTTAGCTCAGCGGGTGAGTATCAGTCCGCAGTTTATTATCCATTCGAAAAGCGAAATTTAACCCGGAATGATGCTCTAAACAGCGTTGACAATCATGAACAACTTCAGGATGCAGTTCAATCCATGCAGCTACCCAATACCTGGCCGGCACTGCAACAAATGTATACCGACAACACTGGCCGCATCTGGATTTCGGTTTATGCAAAGGATAAAGAAATAAACGAATGGTGGGTCCTGGAAGAGTCGGGTGATTTAAGGGCCCGGTTTGAACTGCCAAATGGAACGGCGATAGCCACTATTCGGGATGATTACCTCTTCACACGTGAAACAGATCCTGATACCGGTTTGCAGCAGGTGGTGAGATACAGTATTGAGGTAGAGGATTCATAG
- a CDS encoding OmpH family outer membrane protein: MKLAKIILFTSLIALTGLMTAPATVQAQDMKIGFVDPRAVLDRMPEMRAVQQRLQNFFERKQSELTQKERELQTEIELYQQKVGVISEQARQNEEERLGELDAEFRQMQNQAEQELQQQRAQLMSPLLNQIQEAINNVASSKGIDYVLNTTTSGGDVIILYVSEEVQSEYDITDAVMADLGI; the protein is encoded by the coding sequence ATGAAATTAGCAAAAATCATTCTTTTTACATCTCTTATCGCACTTACCGGTTTGATGACAGCTCCTGCCACGGTGCAGGCCCAGGACATGAAAATCGGTTTTGTGGATCCGCGTGCCGTACTGGATCGTATGCCGGAAATGAGAGCTGTTCAGCAGCGATTGCAAAACTTTTTTGAACGCAAACAGTCGGAACTCACACAAAAAGAGCGGGAATTGCAGACCGAAATCGAACTCTATCAGCAAAAAGTTGGAGTGATTTCTGAGCAGGCTCGCCAGAACGAAGAGGAAAGGCTGGGTGAACTCGATGCTGAATTCCGGCAGATGCAGAACCAGGCTGAGCAGGAACTTCAACAGCAGCGGGCACAACTGATGTCGCCGCTCCTGAACCAGATTCAAGAGGCGATCAACAATGTTGCTTCATCAAAAGGAATCGACTACGTACTCAATACCACCACATCCGGAGGGGACGTGATTATTTTGTACGTTTCTGAAGAAGTTCAGAGTGAGTACGATATCACCGATGCAGTGATGGCAGACCTGGGAATCTGA
- a CDS encoding OmpH family outer membrane protein, giving the protein MKKLQLLIIFLFIPLLASAQLSVGVMNPDQVLDSLPETSEIESTLQQFVQEREQRFQARYQEWIEELTAYTEQAEAGNFTEAQQQAEEERLSEMEEELSGLQNRIQNQIRQRQNELFSPLLNRVEAAMETVARDMGLEYVLNRQSGTGEPIVYYMSDRGVDITERVIEYLTQN; this is encoded by the coding sequence ATGAAAAAACTACAGCTTTTAATAATATTCCTTTTCATTCCTCTGCTTGCAAGTGCGCAGCTCAGTGTTGGGGTGATGAATCCGGACCAGGTACTGGACTCACTGCCAGAAACTTCTGAAATCGAATCAACGCTTCAGCAATTCGTTCAGGAACGCGAACAGCGTTTTCAGGCGCGTTACCAGGAGTGGATTGAGGAGCTGACCGCATATACCGAACAAGCAGAAGCAGGCAATTTTACTGAAGCTCAGCAACAAGCTGAAGAAGAACGCCTCTCGGAAATGGAAGAAGAACTTTCCGGACTGCAGAATCGGATTCAAAATCAGATCCGTCAGCGCCAAAACGAACTTTTTTCACCTCTCTTAAATCGGGTGGAAGCCGCCATGGAAACTGTAGCGCGTGACATGGGCCTCGAATACGTGCTTAACAGGCAGTCAGGTACCGGCGAACCGATCGTTTACTATATGTCCGACAGAGGAGTAGACATCACAGAAAGAGTCATTGAATATCTTACACAAAACTAA
- a CDS encoding OmpH family outer membrane protein, producing MKRLPIILLLICALSVADTKAQDQKIGFIDTDVILQNMPEYSGIEQRLNLLSEGWRDDIQEIEEEIEQLADDFEAREILFTEDVRQQRLNEIENLRQQRDRLVEEKFGPRGEYFTTQETLLEPIQRQIFEALDEVARRQNFDFVFDRAQETRFLFVREEWNLTEDVMLEMGMDPAAIRN from the coding sequence ATGAAACGTTTACCAATTATTCTCTTACTGATTTGTGCACTCTCTGTCGCCGACACCAAAGCTCAGGATCAGAAAATCGGGTTTATTGACACCGACGTGATTCTTCAAAATATGCCGGAATACTCGGGTATTGAACAGCGGTTAAATCTTTTGAGTGAAGGGTGGAGAGATGATATACAGGAAATAGAAGAAGAAATTGAGCAGCTGGCGGATGATTTCGAAGCACGTGAAATTTTGTTTACAGAAGATGTTCGACAGCAGCGGTTAAATGAAATTGAAAATTTGAGACAGCAGCGTGATCGACTGGTTGAGGAGAAATTTGGTCCCCGGGGCGAATACTTCACAACCCAGGAAACACTTTTGGAACCCATTCAGCGGCAGATATTTGAGGCCCTTGATGAGGTTGCCCGAAGACAAAACTTCGATTTTGTTTTTGATCGTGCACAGGAAACACGCTTCCTGTTTGTACGTGAAGAGTGGAACCTGACTGAAGATGTGATGTTAGAGATGGGTATGGATCCGGCTGCTATAAGAAATTGA
- the bamA gene encoding outer membrane protein assembly factor BamA has product MTHIKHLCFSIAIIFITLGSIQISYGQDSNRIQIENPENLMPREYEIREVSVTGLVTGRESYLISSSGLRVGETITIPGDDISNAIKQIYRTSLFSDVQIFYERLSGDGVNIQIAVEEQPRLGQYEIEGVRRSHRRDLRERINLVSGLAVTNSVRSQALNTIKRYYAQEGYWGTQVEIVEQPNEANPNRVDLIFNVDRGERTKVREINFEGNEHFSDRRLRKSFGTIKQDRWWRIFKRHVYTEEEFEEGIANLKQFYRDNGFRDIRVLSDSVYIDDWRSKEGVHFDITVSEGPQYKVRNISWDGNTVYSDEQLTQALGFQRGDIFNATKFDQNLNFRQDDADVSSLYQNIGYLFFNVSEDIRVVGEDSLDIHFEIVENEIATIRNVTFTGNTKTHDDVVRRNLRTVPGNTYSRSAIVRTIRELGQLGYFTPEGITPDVRPNPEERTVDIEFGLDETQGSDNFEFSGGFGGRQIGVILAARVNFNNFSVQRMFEPGGWDPIPTGDGQRLSLGVQVTGSGFQSYNFSFTEPWLRGRPTSLGVSLSYDLLNYGRQRNRFFSPVQQGSTANQRNELISASVSLGRRLQWPDDFFSQRTVLTYNHFNVAGFGQIFDDGRADLLTVRQELERNSTDNPISPSTGSKFNISGEIALPIPSFAQFYKLKTSYQHHATIVGRLVLSSTVDYGYMGYFTESNRSNFQRFFLGGTELQQRQSFTNDNINMRGFPGGIGGQISPLDDFRNQIGGRAFSKYSLELRYPAVRSEQLQLIPYAFVDAGNTFDGMTSFDPFNVKRAAGFGARIFLPILGLVDLSYGYRLDGTDPHSQNQSGLQAGEWEFLFNIGAPF; this is encoded by the coding sequence GTGACACATATTAAGCATCTCTGTTTTAGTATCGCGATAATTTTTATTACACTCGGATCAATTCAAATCAGCTACGGGCAGGATTCTAATCGAATTCAAATCGAAAACCCCGAAAACCTGATGCCCCGGGAGTACGAGATCCGGGAGGTTTCCGTAACGGGACTTGTAACCGGACGGGAGAGTTACCTGATTAGCAGCAGCGGACTCAGAGTCGGAGAAACCATAACCATCCCCGGTGATGACATCTCTAACGCAATTAAGCAGATCTACCGGACCAGTCTCTTTTCCGATGTACAGATTTTTTATGAACGGCTTTCGGGTGATGGCGTAAACATACAGATTGCCGTTGAAGAACAACCCCGGCTTGGCCAATACGAAATCGAAGGGGTAAGGCGCTCTCACAGAAGAGATTTGCGCGAACGAATTAACCTGGTTTCAGGGCTTGCCGTTACCAACTCTGTTCGATCGCAGGCACTCAATACCATCAAACGATATTATGCCCAGGAAGGATATTGGGGCACTCAAGTAGAGATTGTTGAGCAGCCGAATGAAGCAAATCCTAACCGCGTGGACCTGATTTTTAACGTGGACCGCGGAGAGCGAACAAAAGTTCGCGAAATAAATTTCGAAGGGAACGAACATTTTAGCGACCGGCGCCTGAGAAAAAGCTTCGGTACCATCAAACAAGATCGCTGGTGGAGAATTTTCAAACGCCATGTGTATACCGAAGAGGAATTTGAAGAAGGAATTGCCAATCTGAAGCAATTTTACCGTGATAACGGTTTTCGGGATATCCGGGTCTTAAGTGATTCTGTTTATATTGATGACTGGCGCAGCAAAGAGGGAGTTCATTTTGATATTACGGTATCAGAAGGCCCGCAATACAAAGTCCGAAATATTTCCTGGGATGGGAATACTGTTTACAGCGATGAGCAGCTTACCCAGGCACTTGGATTTCAAAGGGGTGATATTTTTAACGCAACAAAATTTGACCAAAACCTGAATTTCCGTCAGGATGATGCCGATGTTTCGAGCCTCTATCAGAATATTGGATACCTCTTTTTTAACGTTAGTGAAGATATTCGTGTAGTAGGGGAAGATTCTCTCGATATCCATTTTGAAATTGTTGAGAATGAGATCGCTACCATTCGAAATGTAACGTTTACGGGAAATACTAAAACCCACGATGATGTGGTTCGCAGAAATTTACGAACGGTTCCCGGCAACACATACAGCCGCTCAGCTATTGTTAGAACCATCCGTGAACTTGGTCAGCTTGGATATTTTACCCCTGAAGGAATCACTCCTGATGTGCGGCCGAATCCGGAAGAGCGTACCGTAGATATTGAATTTGGTCTGGATGAAACCCAGGGATCTGATAACTTTGAATTTTCAGGTGGTTTTGGCGGACGGCAGATCGGTGTGATCCTGGCAGCACGGGTTAATTTCAATAACTTTTCCGTTCAGCGGATGTTTGAGCCCGGCGGATGGGATCCCATTCCTACCGGCGACGGCCAGCGCCTTTCACTCGGAGTGCAGGTAACAGGAAGCGGATTTCAGAGCTACAACTTTAGTTTTACAGAGCCATGGCTCAGAGGACGTCCAACGTCACTTGGAGTTTCACTGTCCTACGATCTTCTGAATTACGGCAGGCAACGAAACCGGTTTTTCAGCCCGGTACAACAAGGTTCCACTGCGAACCAGCGTAATGAGCTGATTTCAGCAAGTGTGAGCCTGGGCCGGCGCCTGCAATGGCCGGATGATTTCTTTTCCCAGCGAACCGTTCTAACGTATAATCATTTTAACGTTGCCGGTTTCGGACAGATATTTGATGACGGAAGAGCTGACCTCTTGACCGTTCGTCAAGAACTGGAGAGAAATTCTACGGATAACCCAATTTCGCCCAGTACAGGATCTAAATTTAATATTTCCGGCGAGATCGCTCTGCCTATTCCAAGTTTTGCTCAGTTTTATAAGCTGAAAACATCTTATCAGCATCATGCTACGATTGTTGGCCGGCTGGTACTCTCATCCACCGTGGATTACGGTTACATGGGATACTTCACAGAATCAAACCGGAGTAATTTCCAGCGGTTTTTCCTTGGAGGTACAGAGCTTCAGCAGCGACAAAGCTTTACCAACGACAACATTAACATGCGTGGTTTCCCCGGCGGTATTGGCGGCCAAATTTCACCGCTGGATGATTTCAGAAACCAAATTGGTGGCCGGGCATTTAGCAAATACTCACTTGAACTGCGGTATCCTGCCGTCCGCTCGGAGCAGCTGCAGCTGATTCCATACGCTTTCGTGGATGCGGGAAATACGTTTGATGGAATGACCTCGTTTGATCCATTCAACGTAAAACGAGCAGCCGGCTTTGGAGCACGGATCTTCCTGCCGATTCTCGGTCTTGTTGACCTGAGTTACGGTTACAGGCTTGATGGAACAGATCCGCACTCACAAAACCAATCGGGTCTGCAAGCGGGTGAATGGGAGTTTCTCTTCAATATCGGTGCACCATTTTAG